ACCAGCCCCAGCCACCTGGTGGACATCACCCGGCTGCCCTTGAATGGAATCGAGGACACGCCGGACGGCGGCCTGCGCATCGGCGCGCTCGTCACCAACTCCGAGGTGGCGTGGAACGCGCAGGTGGAGCGGCGCTACCCGCTGCTGTCGAAGGCCATCCTGGCCGGTGCCTCGCCGCAGCTTCGCAACATGGCGACGACGGGCGGGAACCTGCTCCAGCGCACGCGCTGCTACTACTTCTATGACGTGGGCACGCCCTGCAACAAACGCGAGCCGGGCTCAGGCTGCGGGGCGAAGGCCGGCTTCAACCGCATCCACGCCATCCTCGGGACGAGTGAGCAGTGCATCGCCACCCACCCGTCGGACATGTGCGTGGCGCTGGCGGCGCTGGACGCCGTCGTCCGGGTGACGGGCCGCGACGGCGAGCGCACCATTCCCTTCGCCGACTTCCATCGGCTTCCGGGGGACACGCCGCACCTGGACACGAACCTGCGACCCGACGAGCTCATCACCGCCGTGGAGCTTCCCCCAGAGGGCTTCGCCGCGCACTCCACCTACCTCAAGGTCCGGGACCGGGCCTCCTATGCCTTCGCGCTCGTGTCGGTGGCGGCGGCGCTCACGCTGGACGGTGACCGCATCCAGGCCGCGCGGCTCGCGCTCGGCGGAGTGGCGCACAAGCCCTGGAGGGACCCGGAAGCCGAGGCGCTGCTGGCGGGCAGGCCCGCCACGCGGGAGCACTTCCAGGCCGCCGCCGAGGCCCTGGTCCGGGACGCGAAGGGCTTCGGCCACAACACCTTCAAGATAGAGCTGGCGAAGCGCAGCGTGGTGCGGGCCCTGGAGCAGGCCGCCGGGCAGGAGGGACAGCGATGACCCCGCCCTCCACGCAGCTCGGCCGGCCCATCAGCCGCGTCGATGGTCGCGCAAAGGTGACGGGCGAGGCACGGTATGCCGGGGAGTTCAACGTGCCCGGGCTCGTCTACGGGCAGGTGGTGTCGAGCACCATCGCCCGGGGGCGCATCAAGCGCATCGACGCGGGCGAGGCCCTCCGGCTCCCGGGCGTGCTGCGCGTGTTCACCCACGAGAACCGCCCCAGCCTGCCGTGGTTCGACCGCAAGTACCGGGACGACGATGCTCCCTCGGGCTCACCGTTCCGGCCGCTCTACGACGACAAGGTCCTCTACAGCGGGCAGCCCGTCGCGCTGGTGGTGGCGGAGACGTTCGAGCTCGCCCGCCACGCGGCCTCGCTCGTGCGCATCGACTACGCGCCCGAAGCGCACGAGACGGACCTGCGCGCCCGGCGGAAGAAGGCGCGTTCGCCCGGCAAGGGCAAGGACGGCTTCGAGCCGCCGCCGAAGCCCTGGGGCCATGCGGACAAGGCGCTCGACAAAGCCGCGGTGCGGGTCGACGCGGAGTACGAGTCTCCCGTCGAGCACCACAACCCGATGGAGCCCCATGCCTCCACCGTCATCTACGAGGACGATGGCTCGCTCACCATCCACGACAAGACGCAGGGCGTGCTGAACAGCCAGACGTACGTCTGCAACGTGTTCGACCTGCCGAAGGAGCAGGTGCGCGTCCTCTCGCGCTTCGTGGGTGGGGCGTTCGGCTCGGGGCTGCGGCCGCAGTACCAGCTGTTCATGGCCGTCCTCGCGGCGCGGGAGCTGAAGCGCTCGGTCCGGGTGACGCTGTCACGCGAGCAGATGTTCACCTTCGGCCACCGTCCCGCGACGCTGCAGCGGGTCGCCCTGGGGGCCTCGGCCGACGGCACGCTGGAAGCCCTCATCCACGAGGCCGTGGGGGAGACGTCGTCCTTCGAGGACTACATCGAGGTCGTCGTGAACTGGGGCAGCATGCTCTACCGCTGCGACAACGTCCGGCAGGACTACAAGATTGTCCCGCTGGACTGCTACACGCCCCTGGACATGCGCGCGCCCGGCGCGGCCCTCGGCGTCTACGCGCTGGAGTGCGCGATGGACGAGCTGGCCCATGCGCTGCGCATGGACCCCATCGCGCTGCGCCTCAAGAACTACGCCGAGCGCGACCAGAACAAGGACAAGCCCTATTCGAGCAAGGAGCTGCGCGCCTGCTACCAGCAGGGCTCGGAGCGGTTCGGCTGGGCCCGGCGCAACCCGGCCCCGCGCTCGATGCGGGAGGGGCGCGAGCTCGTCGGCTGGGGCATGGCCACCGGCATCTGGGACGCCATGCAGCAGCCCGCGAGCGCGAAGGCGGTGCTGGGGCTGGACGGCCGGCTCACCGTGAGCAGCGCCACGGCGGACATCGGCACGGGCACGTACACGGTGATGACGCAGATTGCGGCGGAGACGCTCGGCCTGCGCGTGGAGGACGTGACGTTCAAGCTCGGAGACTCCTCGCTGCCCATGGCGCCCCTGCAGGGCGGCTCGTGGACGGCGGCGTCCGTGGGCTCGGCGGTGAAGGAGGTCTGCGAGAAGCTCCGCGAGCAGCTGGCCACGTTCGCCCGGAAGGCGAAGGGCTCTCCACTGGCCGGAGCGGGCGCGGAAGAGGTGACCTTCGCGGAGGGGCAGCTCCGGCACGCCTCGGATGCGTCCAGGGCCATCTCGATTGTCGAGGCGATGCGGCTCGGCGGCGTCACCAGCCTCGAGGAGAAGTCGCTGGCCGTTCCGAGCCCCAAGCAGCAGGCGTACACACGGAGCACGCACTCCGCGGTGTTCGTCGAGGTGAAGGTGGACGAGGCGCTGGGCACGGTGCGGGTGACCCGCGTCGTCAGCGCCGTCGCGGCCGGGCGCATCCTCAATCCGAAGACGGCGCGGAGTCAGGTGCTGGGCGGAGTCGTCTGGGGCATCGGCATGGCGCTGGAGGAGGAGACGGCCATCGACCACACGCTCGGCCGCTTCATCAACCACAACCTCGCCGAGTACCACGTCCCGGTGAACGCGGATGTGCACGACATCGACGTCCTCTTCGTTGACGAGGACGACACCGTCGTCAACCCGCTCGGCGCCAAGGGGCTGGGAGAGATTGGCATCGTCGGCGTGGCGGCGGCCATCGCCAACGCGGTGTTCCACGCGACGGGCCGGCGCGTCCGCGGCCTGCCCATCACGCTGGACAAGCTGCTCTAGGTCCTACGGCTTTGCCCGGCGAGCCCGCTTCGCCGGGGCGGGGCGCGGGGATGACTTCGCGCGTGACGAGACCTGCTTCGCGCGCGGAGTCTTCTGTGGCTTGCCGCGGGGCTCCGGCGCGGAGTCCCCGCCTTCGAGCTGTGCCACCAGCTTCCGGGGCGCCTTGAGCCGCCAGGACGACTTCAGCCGCGCGCGGCACTCGGGGAGCCGCAGCGCGCTCAGCCGCGCCAGCACCGCGGGGTAGCCGCGGTAGTGGTCGGTGATGAAGTAGACGTCGGACCGGGCGGTGATGAGGAACTCCTGCTCGTCGACGCTCTCCAGCATGAACACGACGGAGGCGCCGTCCTCCTTGAGACGGACGAAGGCCTTGCCACGCACCTTCAGCGCGGGGGTGCGGAACCACACGTCCTCGACGACTTCCGGCAGCTCCAGCCCCAGCTTGCAGAGTTGTTCCCACGTCATGGCCGCTGTCTAGCAACACCCGGGGCAAAGGAGAACACGACGGACAGGACGGCCGGGTTGCCGCGGGGGCGGGCGGGCGGAATGATGGTGCGCGTCGAGGCTGCGCGGGAGGCGCGAGATGGCGGGTGGCATCGTGACGGACCTCCTCGCGCTCGCGCTCGCGGCCTTCGAGGAGGACAGGGAGCAGGAAGCCCTGCTGCACCTGCTGGACGCCTGGCGTGAGTCCCGCTCCGAGCGCGTCGCCGTGCTCGTGGAGAAGCTGTCGACCCGGCTCACCGACGGGCTCGTGCCTCTCCCGTGTGAGCCGTCCTCCGTGGCCATGGAGCTGCAGCGGCCGCTCGATTTGCCCCGGATGTTCGGCGCGCTCCAGGAGACGGCGGACCGCGGGCTCGCGCGGGAGCTGGGCGAGCAGCTCGGAGCCCTCCGCAAGTGGCCCGCGGACCCACGGCTCTTCACCCCGCTGCGGGCCCTCGCGCGCAGTCGCATCGCCCACGACCTCCAGGTCCTGGATGCGCTGTGCGACCTGTTC
Above is a window of Pyxidicoccus xibeiensis DNA encoding:
- a CDS encoding FAD binding domain-containing protein, whose protein sequence is MNRFSYVRARDVQGAVEVVSANPSARFIGGGTNLLDLMKEHVTSPSHLVDITRLPLNGIEDTPDGGLRIGALVTNSEVAWNAQVERRYPLLSKAILAGASPQLRNMATTGGNLLQRTRCYYFYDVGTPCNKREPGSGCGAKAGFNRIHAILGTSEQCIATHPSDMCVALAALDAVVRVTGRDGERTIPFADFHRLPGDTPHLDTNLRPDELITAVELPPEGFAAHSTYLKVRDRASYAFALVSVAAALTLDGDRIQAARLALGGVAHKPWRDPEAEALLAGRPATREHFQAAAEALVRDAKGFGHNTFKIELAKRSVVRALEQAAGQEGQR
- a CDS encoding xanthine dehydrogenase family protein molybdopterin-binding subunit; this translates as MTPPSTQLGRPISRVDGRAKVTGEARYAGEFNVPGLVYGQVVSSTIARGRIKRIDAGEALRLPGVLRVFTHENRPSLPWFDRKYRDDDAPSGSPFRPLYDDKVLYSGQPVALVVAETFELARHAASLVRIDYAPEAHETDLRARRKKARSPGKGKDGFEPPPKPWGHADKALDKAAVRVDAEYESPVEHHNPMEPHASTVIYEDDGSLTIHDKTQGVLNSQTYVCNVFDLPKEQVRVLSRFVGGAFGSGLRPQYQLFMAVLAARELKRSVRVTLSREQMFTFGHRPATLQRVALGASADGTLEALIHEAVGETSSFEDYIEVVVNWGSMLYRCDNVRQDYKIVPLDCYTPLDMRAPGAALGVYALECAMDELAHALRMDPIALRLKNYAERDQNKDKPYSSKELRACYQQGSERFGWARRNPAPRSMREGRELVGWGMATGIWDAMQQPASAKAVLGLDGRLTVSSATADIGTGTYTVMTQIAAETLGLRVEDVTFKLGDSSLPMAPLQGGSWTAASVGSAVKEVCEKLREQLATFARKAKGSPLAGAGAEEVTFAEGQLRHASDASRAISIVEAMRLGGVTSLEEKSLAVPSPKQQAYTRSTHSAVFVEVKVDEALGTVRVTRVVSAVAAGRILNPKTARSQVLGGVVWGIGMALEEETAIDHTLGRFINHNLAEYHVPVNADVHDIDVLFVDEDDTVVNPLGAKGLGEIGIVGVAAAIANAVFHATGRRVRGLPITLDKLL
- a CDS encoding MmcQ/YjbR family DNA-binding protein, with translation MTWEQLCKLGLELPEVVEDVWFRTPALKVRGKAFVRLKEDGASVVFMLESVDEQEFLITARSDVYFITDHYRGYPAVLARLSALRLPECRARLKSSWRLKAPRKLVAQLEGGDSAPEPRGKPQKTPRAKQVSSRAKSSPRPAPAKRARRAKP